In one Magallana gigas chromosome 9, xbMagGiga1.1, whole genome shotgun sequence genomic region, the following are encoded:
- the LOC117686623 gene encoding acetylcholine receptor subunit beta isoform X4, with product MPSVLANEYSLRSQLFDPSRHHPRVLPRTSSQPVIISLTWTTGNVAGLDEIDGKFTLLGSLELKWKDDLLSWDPDQYNVSSIVVSGQDIWTPDIYLGNKIGSDFLASGVQKDLARIDHTGHVTIIHAGELSVFCSMDPTDFPFDTQNCMILFALKVYSASEVRLVFSDDPIRSVSGGPLTLDHPIWTITGFNTVAYQYAPLAFIKFCLYRKPLYYSFTMLGPSVLLNCLTIFAFLIPHDQGEKLSCGMTVFLAFVVFLVQVGDVIPTNSNAVPMLGKYYLFSIVGSAVMVIHTIVHSFIIAKKTNTSTSETRIEPFSYKLEKHCDMGLIGETTTSKNCSFRKFRFVGDLLKRYGLKIFNVLCFLSSLLMVSIAFAVLVTTNSSCISCNIKDNFFCMCKMFEYFFL from the exons ATGCCTA GTGTGCTGGCCAATGAATACTCGCTCCGTAGTCAGCTATTTGACCCTTCCAGGCACCACCCCCGTGTCTTACCCCGTACATCCTCCCAGCCTGTAATCATCTCTCTGACATGGACAACAGGAAACGTAGCAGGCctg GATGAAATTGATGGAAAGTTCACTCTTTTGGGCTCGTTAGAACTG aaatggAAAGACGATCTGCTGTCGTGGGACCCCGACCAATACAATGTGTCCTCCATTGTTGTGTCTGGACAGGATATCTGGACGCCAGATATCTACCTCGGCAACAA AATTGGTTCTGATTTTCTCGCTTCTGGTGTACAGAAAGACTTGGCAAGAATTGACCACACTGGTCACGTGACTATCATCCATGCCGGGGAGCTTTCGGTCTTCTGCTCTATGGACCCCACCGACTTTCCTTTCGACACCCAGAACTGCATGATACTATTCGCGCTCAAAGTCTACTCCGCTTCAGAAGTACGGCTCGTGTTTTCAGACGACCCTATCCGATCCGTATCTGGCGGTCCGCTGACCCTAGACCATCCTATCTGGACCATCACCGGATTCAACACCGTGGCCTATCAATATGCCCCGTTAGCCTTCATCAAGTTTTGTTTGTACAGGAAACCTCTGTATTATTCGTTCACAATGCTTGGGCCCTCTGTCCTGCTGAACTGTTTGACTATCTTTGCGTTCCTTATTCCCCATGATCAGGGAGAGAAGCTGTCGTGTGGAATGACAGTCTTCCTGGCCTTTGTGGTCTTTCTGGTACAAGTTGGAGACGTGATCCCGACAAACTCCAATGCAGTTCCGATGTTAG gcaaatattatttgttttccATCGTTGGCAGTGCAGTCATGGTAATCCACACGATTGTCCATTCTTTCATTATCGCCAAAAAGACAAACACTAGCACTAGTGAGACTAGGATTGAACCTTTCAGCTACAAACTCGAAAAACATTGCGACATGGGACTGATTGGAGAAACTACAACATCTAAAAACTGTTCTTTTAGAAAGTTTAGATTTGTTGGTGATCTTCTGAAACGATATGGACTAAAGATTTTTAATGTACTTTGCTTCTTGTCTTCTTTACTCATGGTTTCCATCGCATTTGCTGTTTTAGTGACAACAAATAGTTCATGTATTTCCTGTAAcattaaagacaattttttttgcatgtgcaaaatgtttgagtatttttttctatag
- the LOC117686623 gene encoding acetylcholine receptor subunit beta isoform X3, with product MSEKNRVLANEYSLRSQLFDPSRHHPRVLPRTSSQPVIISLTWTTGNVAGLDEIDGKFTLLGSLELKWKDDLLSWDPDQYNVSSIVVSGQDIWTPDIYLGNKIGSDFLASGVQKDLARIDHTGHVTIIHAGELSVFCSMDPTDFPFDTQNCMILFALKVYSASEVRLVFSDDPIRSVSGGPLTLDHPIWTITGFNTVAYQYAPLAFIKFCLYRKPLYYSFTMLGPSVLLNCLTIFAFLIPHDQGEKLSCGMTVFLAFVVFLVQVGDVIPTNSNAVPMLGKYYLFSIVGSAVMVIHTIVHSFIIAKKTNTSTSETRIEPFSYKLEKHCDMGLIGETTTSKNCSFRKFRFVGDLLKRYGLKIFNVLCFLSSLLMVSIAFAVLVTTNSSCISCNIKDNFFCMCKMFEYFFL from the exons GTGTGCTGGCCAATGAATACTCGCTCCGTAGTCAGCTATTTGACCCTTCCAGGCACCACCCCCGTGTCTTACCCCGTACATCCTCCCAGCCTGTAATCATCTCTCTGACATGGACAACAGGAAACGTAGCAGGCctg GATGAAATTGATGGAAAGTTCACTCTTTTGGGCTCGTTAGAACTG aaatggAAAGACGATCTGCTGTCGTGGGACCCCGACCAATACAATGTGTCCTCCATTGTTGTGTCTGGACAGGATATCTGGACGCCAGATATCTACCTCGGCAACAA AATTGGTTCTGATTTTCTCGCTTCTGGTGTACAGAAAGACTTGGCAAGAATTGACCACACTGGTCACGTGACTATCATCCATGCCGGGGAGCTTTCGGTCTTCTGCTCTATGGACCCCACCGACTTTCCTTTCGACACCCAGAACTGCATGATACTATTCGCGCTCAAAGTCTACTCCGCTTCAGAAGTACGGCTCGTGTTTTCAGACGACCCTATCCGATCCGTATCTGGCGGTCCGCTGACCCTAGACCATCCTATCTGGACCATCACCGGATTCAACACCGTGGCCTATCAATATGCCCCGTTAGCCTTCATCAAGTTTTGTTTGTACAGGAAACCTCTGTATTATTCGTTCACAATGCTTGGGCCCTCTGTCCTGCTGAACTGTTTGACTATCTTTGCGTTCCTTATTCCCCATGATCAGGGAGAGAAGCTGTCGTGTGGAATGACAGTCTTCCTGGCCTTTGTGGTCTTTCTGGTACAAGTTGGAGACGTGATCCCGACAAACTCCAATGCAGTTCCGATGTTAG gcaaatattatttgttttccATCGTTGGCAGTGCAGTCATGGTAATCCACACGATTGTCCATTCTTTCATTATCGCCAAAAAGACAAACACTAGCACTAGTGAGACTAGGATTGAACCTTTCAGCTACAAACTCGAAAAACATTGCGACATGGGACTGATTGGAGAAACTACAACATCTAAAAACTGTTCTTTTAGAAAGTTTAGATTTGTTGGTGATCTTCTGAAACGATATGGACTAAAGATTTTTAATGTACTTTGCTTCTTGTCTTCTTTACTCATGGTTTCCATCGCATTTGCTGTTTTAGTGACAACAAATAGTTCATGTATTTCCTGTAAcattaaagacaattttttttgcatgtgcaaaatgtttgagtatttttttctatag
- the LOC117686623 gene encoding acetylcholine receptor subunit beta isoform X2 translates to MNENWLDNQINASVIKADFSLSHNHCQLLRSAQHVLIKMGGIIRLVAVLKILKYTCVLANEYSLRSQLFDPSRHHPRVLPRTSSQPVIISLTWTTGNVAGLDEIDGKFTLLGSLELKWKDDLLSWDPDQYNVSSIVVSGQDIWTPDIYLGNKIGSDFLASGVQKDLARIDHTGHVTIIHAGELSVFCSMDPTDFPFDTQNCMILFALKVYSASEVRLVFSDDPIRSVSGGPLTLDHPIWTITGFNTVAYQYAPLAFIKFCLYRKPLYYSFTMLGPSVLLNCLTIFAFLIPHDQGEKLSCGMTVFLAFVVFLVQVGDVIPTNSNAVPMLGKYYLFSIVGSAVMVIHTIVHSFIIAKKTNTSTSETRIEPFSYKLEKHCDMGLIGETTTSKNCSFRKFRFVGDLLKRYGLKIFNVLCFLSSLLMVSIAFAVLVTTNSSCISCNIKDNFFCMCKMFEYFFL, encoded by the exons atgaatgaaaattggtTAGATAACCAGATCAATGCTTCAGTTATAAAAGCTGACTTCTCACTGTCCCACAATCATTGTCAATTACTCCGTTCTGCACAACACGTGTTGATAAAGATGGGAGGAATCATACGACTGGTAGCGGTGCTCAAAATTCTGAAATATACTT GTGTGCTGGCCAATGAATACTCGCTCCGTAGTCAGCTATTTGACCCTTCCAGGCACCACCCCCGTGTCTTACCCCGTACATCCTCCCAGCCTGTAATCATCTCTCTGACATGGACAACAGGAAACGTAGCAGGCctg GATGAAATTGATGGAAAGTTCACTCTTTTGGGCTCGTTAGAACTG aaatggAAAGACGATCTGCTGTCGTGGGACCCCGACCAATACAATGTGTCCTCCATTGTTGTGTCTGGACAGGATATCTGGACGCCAGATATCTACCTCGGCAACAA AATTGGTTCTGATTTTCTCGCTTCTGGTGTACAGAAAGACTTGGCAAGAATTGACCACACTGGTCACGTGACTATCATCCATGCCGGGGAGCTTTCGGTCTTCTGCTCTATGGACCCCACCGACTTTCCTTTCGACACCCAGAACTGCATGATACTATTCGCGCTCAAAGTCTACTCCGCTTCAGAAGTACGGCTCGTGTTTTCAGACGACCCTATCCGATCCGTATCTGGCGGTCCGCTGACCCTAGACCATCCTATCTGGACCATCACCGGATTCAACACCGTGGCCTATCAATATGCCCCGTTAGCCTTCATCAAGTTTTGTTTGTACAGGAAACCTCTGTATTATTCGTTCACAATGCTTGGGCCCTCTGTCCTGCTGAACTGTTTGACTATCTTTGCGTTCCTTATTCCCCATGATCAGGGAGAGAAGCTGTCGTGTGGAATGACAGTCTTCCTGGCCTTTGTGGTCTTTCTGGTACAAGTTGGAGACGTGATCCCGACAAACTCCAATGCAGTTCCGATGTTAG gcaaatattatttgttttccATCGTTGGCAGTGCAGTCATGGTAATCCACACGATTGTCCATTCTTTCATTATCGCCAAAAAGACAAACACTAGCACTAGTGAGACTAGGATTGAACCTTTCAGCTACAAACTCGAAAAACATTGCGACATGGGACTGATTGGAGAAACTACAACATCTAAAAACTGTTCTTTTAGAAAGTTTAGATTTGTTGGTGATCTTCTGAAACGATATGGACTAAAGATTTTTAATGTACTTTGCTTCTTGTCTTCTTTACTCATGGTTTCCATCGCATTTGCTGTTTTAGTGACAACAAATAGTTCATGTATTTCCTGTAAcattaaagacaattttttttgcatgtgcaaaatgtttgagtatttttttctatag
- the LOC117686623 gene encoding uncharacterized protein isoform X1 has protein sequence MDPGDQRCSLEDFSHWKIEALRSFLSQRGLSIGGNKQELVALAFAANTLNMPIIPTAVEIEKSKLECYKNLLEVGDVILPDPFLIFDKWEDETQGMSHWPPVFITDVTTFLMKYESEEKAQLHLNQYKIGKAYEYYTSEWLKEVFYHPISTSSSYCFLRARCTPSQSLNAATHSAWVCLQKATGHVLSAYCSCTSGLGQTCNHVAGLLFRIESANKLGLTSCTSGTCIWVKPSEKKLQPAQIKSMNFKKSRHGKSVTRPLVGKSKADYDVMPEANIDTEACIQKTLLASLKDAIPNACVFKGMHTTDDQDTTQLPVPVNQKETADVMAFDVSNYYIDNMVTNNVEHVTETEVQAINNLTMGQSSNPNWTEMRKGRITASNFYAVHTKVESYKRNAAHCDIKPLLSRIMGYKHVYPNVMSLKYGREMEPIAKIEFMKMYRKKHKDVSFHECGIFLDVDHPYLAASPDLLVSCSCCGEGLVEFKCPLIPKCSTCFSFCKCNLPSCLQNTESLTLKHGAYYGQIQGQIELTKRKWCILYIYTCNGPFYENIVFDQHFYSEMSSNLEFFYHSFVLPEIHSRSLQHLLTQESLNVHTPEPMEIDNKVHVDGETYFCPECNMVVMNEVTKLKERSIYCDVCKLWYHFHCVGITDKYVKSLTSWHCKKCIQSSS, from the exons ATGGATCCTGGTGATCAAAGGTGTTCTTTGGAAGACTTTTCTCATTGGAAAATCGAGGCGTTGCGTTCTTTTTTGAGCCAAAGAGGTTTGTCAATTGGCGGGAATAAACAAGAACTTGTTGCACTCGCGTTTGCAGCTAATACACTTAACATGCCAATAATACCTACAGCTGTAGAAATTGAGAAGTCTAAGTTAGAATGCTACAAGAATTTACTTGAAGTTGGTGATGTTATTTTGCCGGACCCATTCTTAATATTCGACAAATGGGAGGACGAAACACAAGGAATGTCCCATTGGCCACCAGTGTTCATTACCGATGTGACCacttttctaatgaaatacgaAAGCGAGGAGAAGGCTCAGCTGCATTTGAACCAATATAAGATCGGTAAAGCATATGAGTACTATACATCAGAGTGGCTGAAGGAGGTATTTTATCATCCAATATCTACTTCATCTTCCTACTGTTTTCTGCGTGCCAGATGTACTCCATCACAGAGTTTAAATGCAGCAACTCACAGTGCCTGGGTCTGTTTACAGAAAGCTACAGGACATGTTTTAAGTGCCTACTGCTCCTGCACCTCAGG GTTGGGACAAACTTGCAACCATGTGGCAGGTCTACTTTTCCGCATTGAATCTGCAAACAAATTAGGCCTTACATCTTGCACCTCAGGCACATGCATATGGGTAAAACCATCTGAAAAGAAACTCCAGCCTGCCCAAATAAAGAGcatgaatttcaaaaagtcaagaCATGGTAAATCTg TGACCAGACCACTTGTTGGAAAGAGTAAGGCTGACTATGATGTAATGCCTGAAGCAAACATTGACACCGAGGCCTGCATTCAGAAAACTCTTTTGGCCTCTCTGAAGGATGCAATTCCAAATGCTTGTGTATTCAAAG GAATGCACACTACTGATGACCAGGATACCACACAGTTACCTGTACCAGTGAATCAGAAAGAAACAGCTGATGTTATGGCTTTTGATGTTTCAAACTATTATATTGACAATATGGTTACAAACAATGTAGAACATGTCACAGAGACTGAGGTTCAAGCCATTAACAACCTCACCATGGGTCAATCATCCAACCCCAATTGGACAGAGATGAGAAAAGGACGGATTACGGCATCGAATTTCTATGCTGTCCATACAAAAGTGGAAAGTTATAAGAGAAACGCTGCACACTGTGACATAAAGCCTTTGCTCTCACGTATAATGGGATATAAACATGTTTATCCGAATGTGATGTCTTTAAAGTATGGACGAGAAATGGAACCCATTGCTAAAATTGAGTTtatgaaaatgtacagaaaaaaacaCAAAGATGTATCATTTCATGAATGTGGTATATTTTTAGATGTTGATCACCCCTATTTAGCAGCTTCCCCCGATTTATTGGTATCATGTTCTTGCTGTGGTGAGGGTTTAGTAGAATTTAAATGTCCTCTCATTCCAAAATGTTctacatgtttttctttttgcaaatgtaatttgccaagttgtttacaaaacactGAATCACTTACATTGAAACACGGGGCATATTATGGTCAAATTCAGGGCCAGATTGAACTTACAAAGCGAAAATGGTGtatactgtacatatatacatgcaatggaccattttatgaaaatattgtatttgaccagcatttttattcagaaatgtCATCCAACCTTGAATTTTTCTATCATTCATTTGTTTTACCAGAGATTCATTCTAGGTCTTTGCAACATCTTTTGACCCAAGAAAGTTTAAATGTTCATACACCAGAGCCAATGGAAATTGACaacaaggtacatgtagatggGGAGACATATTTTTGTCCTGAATGTAATATGGTTGTTATGAATGAAGTGACCAAGCTTAAAGAGCGTAGCATATATTGTGATGTGTGCAAACTTTGGTATCATTTTCATTGTGTTGGAATAACTGACAAGTATGTCAAAAGTTTGACATCATGGCATTGTAAAAAATGCATTCAATCTTCTTCTTAA